The Desulfuromonas versatilis genome has a segment encoding these proteins:
- a CDS encoding Sec-independent protein translocase family protein, which yields MFGLGMVEIGILVALVVLVFGGAKARELFSTAFKTYQKVNQTKQELRNMVSLDGLLGKKDKDS from the coding sequence ATGTTTGGTCTGGGCATGGTGGAAATTGGCATTCTGGTGGCACTGGTGGTCCTGGTTTTCGGCGGTGCGAAAGCCCGAGAGTTATTCTCCACCGCCTTTAAAACCTATCAGAAGGTGAACCAGACCAAGCAGGAGCTGCGCAACATGGTCAGCCTCGACGGACTGCTCGGAAAAAAGGACAAGGATTCCTGA
- a CDS encoding cytochrome P460 family protein, with translation MPKLSRIIHCLLPLALLVLLGACAKGGSVSEGLPAADGQAVIDYVTRTNPYQGWALWPGKGKLYKGQHPHGAFLTTYISAEVAQAFAAKSTSVPVGGLIVKENYTPDKQLAATTVIYRIKGYNPEGGDWFWLKYAPDGSIEQEGKVEGCINCHAAVQANDWLFTGPIK, from the coding sequence ATGCCGAAGCTGTCCAGAATCATCCACTGTCTGCTTCCCCTGGCTCTGCTGGTCCTGCTGGGCGCCTGCGCGAAGGGCGGCTCGGTATCGGAAGGGTTGCCGGCCGCGGACGGGCAGGCGGTCATCGACTATGTCACCAGGACCAATCCCTACCAGGGGTGGGCGCTCTGGCCGGGCAAGGGCAAACTCTACAAGGGACAACACCCCCACGGCGCATTTCTGACTACCTACATATCAGCGGAGGTTGCCCAGGCCTTTGCCGCCAAGTCCACTTCCGTCCCCGTCGGTGGCCTGATCGTCAAGGAGAACTACACCCCGGACAAGCAGCTGGCCGCCACCACCGTGATCTACCGGATCAAAGGCTACAACCCTGAAGGGGGCGACTGGTTCTGGCTCAAGTACGCCCCGGACGGCAGCATCGAGCAGGAAGGGAAGGTCGAGGGCTGCATCAATTGCCATGCCGCAGTCCAGGCCAACGACTGGCTGTTCACCGGGCCGATAAAATAA
- the tpx gene encoding thiol peroxidase: MTQERKGAVTFKGNPVTLLGPEVKVGDKAPEFKAVDNGLQPVGLADSKGKVRLITAVPSIDTPVCDAMTRKFNEEVAKLPAAVVAYTISLDLPFAQKRWCGNAGIEKVKTLSDYQERSFGLNYGLLINELKLLARAVYVIDQNDKVAYREIVKEVTAEPDYAAALAAIKKLV, from the coding sequence ATGACTCAGGAACGTAAAGGCGCCGTTACCTTCAAAGGCAACCCCGTGACCCTGCTTGGTCCCGAAGTGAAAGTCGGCGACAAGGCCCCGGAATTCAAGGCGGTGGACAACGGCCTGCAGCCGGTAGGCCTGGCGGACTCGAAGGGGAAAGTGCGGCTGATCACCGCGGTACCTTCCATCGATACCCCGGTCTGCGACGCCATGACCCGCAAGTTTAACGAAGAGGTCGCCAAGCTGCCGGCCGCGGTGGTGGCCTATACCATCAGCCTCGATCTGCCCTTCGCCCAGAAGCGTTGGTGCGGCAACGCCGGGATCGAAAAGGTCAAGACCCTCTCCGACTACCAGGAGCGCTCCTTCGGCCTCAATTACGGCCTGCTGATCAACGAACTCAAGCTGCTTGCCCGGGCTGTGTACGTCATCGACCAGAACGACAAGGTCGCCTACCGGGAGATCGTCAAGGAGGTGACCGCCGAGCCCGACTACGCCGCCGCCCTGGCCGCAATCAAAAAGTTGGTCTGA
- a CDS encoding radical SAM protein, producing the protein MSRKLIEKARKRFEAETGGRTNPWGGRLAVALVYPNTYHHAMSNLGFLTVHHLLNSREDSLCERFFLPDPEDLEEHRKTGYPLFSLESGRFLEDFDVVAFSIPFENDYLNLPEIFELGRLPLFASQRDDRYPLLLCGGVCAFLNPEPLAEIMDAFAVGEAEQILPALLGTLGGFEGTREELLQALTEQPGLYVPSLYQVSYHPEGTVAAMTPEPGVPGRVRRQWVADLDAAPSRSFIQTEATEFGDMALTEVSRGCSRGCRFCAAGYLYLPPRERSLANLTGQVEAGLCSREKVGLVGAAVSDYHEIAALNEAIRERGGKISVSSLRIDSLSAEEVAALAGSGHRTVALAPEAGSQRMRDLINKGIDEAQILRAVALLAAGGIINLKLYFLIGLPGESDEDLDELLELTARIREAWLAEGKKRGRLGTITLSVNPFIPKPFTPLQWSGMDTEKSLEKKMRRIRSAIARMPNTEVIFESLRAAVLQAFLSRGDRRIAEALPLLAAGKNLKAACRELGLDPAFYVTRERGEDELFPWEVIDQGFARDYLYQEYLRGLEGKFTPRCSAGCRRCGVCG; encoded by the coding sequence ATGTCCAGAAAACTGATCGAAAAAGCGAGAAAACGGTTCGAAGCCGAGACCGGCGGCAGAACCAACCCGTGGGGAGGACGGCTGGCGGTGGCCCTGGTCTACCCGAACACCTACCACCATGCCATGAGCAACCTCGGTTTTCTCACCGTGCACCACCTGCTCAACAGCCGCGAGGACTCGCTCTGCGAGCGCTTCTTTCTTCCCGACCCGGAGGACCTCGAAGAACATCGCAAAACCGGCTACCCCCTGTTTTCGCTGGAATCGGGGCGGTTTCTTGAAGACTTCGACGTGGTGGCCTTTTCCATCCCCTTCGAGAACGATTACCTCAATCTTCCGGAAATCTTCGAGCTGGGCCGGCTGCCGCTGTTCGCTTCACAACGCGACGACCGCTACCCGCTGTTGCTGTGCGGCGGGGTCTGTGCCTTTCTCAACCCCGAGCCTCTCGCCGAAATCATGGACGCTTTCGCCGTGGGCGAGGCCGAACAGATCCTCCCCGCGCTGCTGGGTACCCTGGGCGGATTCGAGGGGACCAGGGAGGAGCTGCTTCAGGCCCTGACCGAGCAGCCTGGGCTTTATGTGCCGTCCCTCTACCAAGTGAGCTACCACCCCGAGGGGACGGTGGCGGCCATGACTCCGGAACCGGGCGTGCCGGGGCGGGTGCGGCGCCAGTGGGTGGCCGATTTGGACGCTGCGCCGAGCCGCTCCTTTATCCAGACCGAGGCCACCGAGTTCGGCGATATGGCCCTCACCGAGGTGTCGCGGGGCTGCTCGAGGGGGTGCCGTTTCTGCGCGGCGGGGTATCTGTACCTGCCCCCCCGGGAGCGAAGCCTGGCGAACCTGACCGGCCAGGTCGAAGCCGGCCTCTGCAGCCGCGAAAAGGTCGGCCTGGTGGGAGCCGCGGTCAGCGACTACCATGAAATCGCCGCCCTGAACGAAGCGATCAGAGAGCGCGGCGGCAAAATCTCGGTGTCGAGCCTGCGCATCGATTCGCTCAGCGCCGAGGAGGTCGCGGCCCTGGCCGGGTCGGGCCATCGCACCGTGGCCCTGGCTCCTGAGGCGGGCAGCCAGCGGATGCGCGATCTGATCAACAAGGGGATCGACGAGGCGCAGATCCTTCGTGCCGTGGCCCTGCTGGCCGCGGGGGGGATAATCAACCTCAAGCTCTATTTTCTTATCGGCTTGCCTGGGGAGAGCGACGAGGATCTGGATGAGCTGCTTGAGTTGACCGCCAGGATTCGCGAGGCCTGGCTGGCCGAGGGGAAGAAGAGGGGGCGGCTCGGCACCATCACCCTGTCGGTGAACCCTTTCATCCCCAAGCCCTTCACCCCGCTGCAGTGGAGCGGGATGGATACGGAAAAGTCCCTGGAGAAAAAGATGCGCCGGATCCGCTCGGCCATCGCCCGCATGCCCAATACCGAGGTGATTTTCGAATCGCTGCGTGCGGCGGTACTGCAGGCGTTCCTCTCCCGGGGCGACCGCCGGATCGCCGAGGCCCTGCCGCTGCTCGCCGCCGGGAAGAACCTCAAGGCCGCCTGCCGTGAGCTCGGGCTCGACCCGGCTTTCTACGTGACCCGCGAGCGCGGCGAAGACGAACTCTTCCCCTGGGAGGTTATTGACCAGGGTTTCGCCCGCGACTACCTCTACCAGGAATACCTCCGCGGGCTGGAGGGGAAATTCACCCCGCGCTGTTCCGCCGGCTGCCGCCGCTGCGGGGTGTGCGGGTGA
- a CDS encoding SBBP repeat-containing protein, whose amino-acid sequence MFLRSLMLLVVMGVQVLALAGCGGGGGGGSSANPKQPLVPDTVAPQVLEVAPLDGAVDVAVNLAAITATFSEPILAASINGAVGTLVVNDVTDPVSPVPVPGTVQLSSATIAQFTPAGALPANATLEARITTAAQDLAGNPLAADFVWSFTTGAVPDTTAPTVTSSIPVDGALNVDNLATVSVTFSEDMDPASLNATTFTVGNLAGTIVTAGNLATFTPAIGLAPGVTYTATVTTGAADLAGNALAAPFSFDFTVENLVWGGSIQIGEAGIEEVLSVAVDDAGNTYVFGHTDDDLEAAGANAGGDDLFLVKYDPTGAQLFLKQIGSAGDESATNVVVDKSGNIYIVGSTTGDLGDGFLGGTDTSPGDEDAFVGKLDPTGQILWLWRFGDVVEFDAANAVQVDAAGNVYVAGSTSGVLEVGQSFDFDDAFLTKFAPDGTQLWVRQYGTDDDDTAKALALDAAGNIYVTGSAMGDLEVPATTFLDADAYLVSFDPDGVGPTLIEQFGTDGNDEGSGVVVDSLGNVYVGGFTGGDFDNGGILAPSIDAFIAKFTNGTGTSVIRQFGSDQFDDAFGGLAVDSADNVYVAGETSGDINGELGQGVDDGYVAKFDGSLTLQWTRIIGVAGASGFSSRVAVDPAGNLFVSGSTDGDLFKPNLGVIPSDGFLVKFDPDGTEL is encoded by the coding sequence ATGTTCTTGCGTAGTCTGATGCTGCTGGTCGTGATGGGGGTGCAGGTCCTGGCGCTTGCCGGATGCGGAGGCGGAGGCGGCGGGGGCAGCTCCGCCAACCCCAAGCAACCGTTGGTCCCCGACACGGTGGCTCCCCAGGTCCTCGAAGTGGCCCCGCTCGACGGGGCGGTGGATGTGGCGGTCAACCTGGCGGCCATCACCGCCACCTTCAGTGAGCCGATACTGGCGGCGAGCATCAACGGCGCCGTCGGCACTCTGGTGGTAAACGATGTCACCGATCCGGTTTCGCCTGTCCCGGTGCCAGGTACTGTTCAGCTCTCCAGCGCCACCATTGCCCAGTTCACGCCGGCGGGAGCCCTTCCCGCCAACGCCACTTTGGAAGCGCGCATCACCACCGCGGCCCAGGATCTGGCCGGCAACCCTCTTGCCGCTGATTTCGTCTGGAGCTTTACCACCGGCGCGGTACCGGATACCACCGCTCCCACGGTCACCTCGTCGATCCCCGTCGACGGGGCGCTCAACGTCGACAACCTGGCCACAGTTTCCGTGACCTTCAGCGAAGATATGGATCCTGCCAGCCTTAACGCAACGACCTTTACCGTCGGTAACCTGGCGGGGACCATCGTCACCGCCGGCAACCTGGCCACCTTCACCCCGGCGATCGGGCTGGCCCCCGGCGTCACCTATACCGCGACGGTGACCACCGGTGCCGCCGACCTGGCGGGCAACGCCCTGGCGGCTCCGTTCTCCTTCGACTTTACCGTGGAGAACCTGGTCTGGGGCGGCAGCATCCAGATCGGCGAGGCCGGTATCGAAGAGGTGTTGAGCGTCGCCGTGGATGATGCCGGCAACACCTATGTCTTCGGGCACACCGATGATGACCTGGAGGCCGCCGGCGCCAACGCGGGCGGGGATGACCTGTTCCTAGTCAAGTACGATCCCACCGGGGCCCAGCTGTTTCTGAAGCAGATCGGCTCGGCGGGCGATGAAAGCGCCACCAACGTGGTGGTAGATAAATCCGGAAACATTTATATCGTGGGATCGACCACCGGGGACTTGGGTGACGGCTTTCTCGGCGGCACCGACACCTCCCCCGGGGACGAGGATGCCTTTGTCGGCAAATTGGACCCGACCGGGCAAATCCTCTGGCTCTGGCGCTTCGGGGATGTGGTGGAGTTCGACGCTGCCAACGCCGTGCAGGTGGACGCCGCCGGAAACGTCTACGTCGCCGGCTCCACGAGTGGCGTCCTGGAGGTGGGGCAGTCTTTTGACTTCGATGATGCCTTCCTGACCAAGTTCGCTCCGGACGGGACCCAGCTCTGGGTGCGGCAGTATGGTACCGACGACGACGACACCGCCAAGGCCCTGGCCCTCGACGCGGCGGGCAACATCTACGTCACGGGCAGCGCCATGGGGGACCTGGAAGTTCCGGCGACGACTTTCCTGGATGCCGATGCCTACCTGGTCAGCTTCGACCCCGATGGGGTCGGGCCGACGCTGATCGAGCAGTTCGGCACCGACGGCAATGACGAGGGCTCCGGAGTGGTGGTCGACTCGCTCGGCAACGTCTACGTCGGCGGGTTTACCGGCGGGGATTTCGACAACGGCGGGATCCTGGCCCCCAGTATCGATGCCTTCATCGCCAAATTCACCAACGGCACGGGAACTTCCGTGATCCGTCAGTTCGGCAGCGATCAATTCGACGACGCCTTCGGCGGGCTTGCCGTAGACTCGGCCGACAACGTCTATGTCGCCGGGGAAACCTCGGGCGATATCAACGGTGAACTGGGCCAGGGCGTTGACGATGGCTACGTGGCCAAGTTCGACGGCAGCCTGACCCTGCAGTGGACGCGGATCATCGGTGTCGCGGGTGCCTCCGGATTTTCCAGCCGAGTCGCCGTCGACCCGGCCGGAAACCTGTTTGTCAGTGGCTCTACCGATGGTGACCTGTTCAAACCCAACCTTGGAGTCATTCCGAGCGACGGCTTCCTGGTCAAATTCGACCCGGATGGAACCGAACTGTAA
- the ftsA gene encoding cell division protein FtsA yields MSNKRENLIVGLDIGTTKICAIVGSLTDEGLDIVGIGTSPSKGLRKGVVINIESTVAAIQKALREAELMAGCEIKAVFAGIAGGHIRGMNSQGVIAIKNREVTNEDVRRVIDAAKAIAIPMDREVIHILPQEFIIDDQDGIKEPLGMSGVRLEAKVHIVTGAVASAQNIIKSCNRAGVDVGDIVLEQLASAEAVLSPDEKELGVAIIDIGGGTTDIAIFVDGAIKHTSVLSLGGNHLTNDIAVGLRTPMAEAEKIKQRYGCCLTAMVGKDETIEVPSVGGREPRILSRQLLAEILEPRVEEIFTLANREIIKSGLEDVIASGVVITGGTCILPGMPELAEQIFNLPVRRGVPRDIGGLTDVVNSPIYATGVGLVKYGTKNLQTSNFKIGQENVFDKVIRRMKEWFGEFF; encoded by the coding sequence ATGAGCAATAAGCGGGAGAACCTGATTGTCGGCCTGGATATCGGTACCACCAAGATCTGCGCCATCGTCGGCAGCCTCACCGACGAGGGGCTGGATATCGTGGGTATCGGCACCAGCCCGTCCAAAGGTTTGCGCAAAGGGGTGGTGATCAACATCGAGAGCACCGTCGCCGCCATCCAGAAGGCCCTGCGCGAGGCCGAGCTGATGGCCGGATGCGAAATCAAGGCGGTCTTCGCCGGCATCGCCGGGGGGCACATCCGCGGCATGAACTCGCAGGGGGTCATCGCCATCAAGAACCGCGAGGTGACCAATGAGGACGTGCGCCGGGTGATCGACGCCGCCAAGGCCATCGCCATCCCCATGGACCGCGAGGTGATCCACATCCTCCCTCAGGAGTTCATCATCGACGACCAGGACGGGATCAAGGAACCCCTCGGCATGAGCGGGGTGCGCCTCGAGGCCAAGGTGCACATCGTCACCGGCGCCGTCGCCAGCGCCCAGAACATCATCAAGAGCTGCAACCGCGCCGGGGTCGACGTGGGCGACATCGTGCTCGAGCAGTTGGCCTCGGCCGAGGCGGTGCTTTCGCCCGACGAGAAGGAACTTGGCGTGGCGATCATCGACATCGGCGGCGGCACCACCGACATCGCCATCTTCGTCGACGGGGCCATCAAGCACACCTCGGTGCTGTCGCTGGGCGGCAACCACCTGACCAACGACATCGCCGTGGGCCTGCGCACCCCCATGGCCGAGGCCGAAAAGATCAAGCAGCGCTACGGCTGCTGCCTGACTGCCATGGTGGGCAAGGACGAGACCATCGAGGTCCCCTCGGTGGGCGGGCGCGAACCGCGCATCCTCTCGCGGCAGCTGCTTGCAGAGATCCTCGAGCCGCGCGTGGAGGAGATCTTCACCCTGGCCAACCGGGAAATCATCAAGAGCGGCCTCGAGGACGTGATCGCCTCGGGGGTGGTGATCACCGGTGGGACCTGCATCCTGCCCGGCATGCCCGAGCTGGCCGAGCAGATCTTCAACCTGCCGGTGCGCCGCGGTGTCCCCCGCGATATCGGCGGGCTGACCGACGTGGTCAATTCGCCGATCTACGCCACCGGCGTGGGGCTGGTCAAGTACGGCACCAAAAACCTGCAAACCAGCAATTTCAAGATCGGCCAGGAGAACGTTTTCGACAAGGTCATTCGCCGCATGAAAGAGTGGTTCGGCGAATTTTTCTAA
- the ftsZ gene encoding cell division protein FtsZ: MFEFDESIDQTAKIKVIGVGGGGGNAINTMIDAHLEGVEFFAANTDAQALKRSLAPMKIQLGAKLTKGLGAGANPEMGREAALEDRARLAELLDGADMVFIAAGLGGGTGTGAAPIIAEVAKDIGALTVGVVTKPFTREGKQRSKKADFGVDSLKDVVDSLIVIPNDRLLGLAGKNMSILDAFKPADDVLRQAVQGISDLITTEGMINVDFADVKAIMSERGMAMMGIGLAEGDKRAAEAAQQAISSPLLEEIDISGAKGVLVNITGSSSMTMEEFDEVSRIIHEKVHEDANIIIGLVINEEMGEKIKVTAIATGFGASFDKNQRNVEEIANRAVVAGKVDRDLPTFIRDKQKEVPRMPRSSGFSEEKEYDIPTFLRRRVD; the protein is encoded by the coding sequence ATGTTTGAATTTGATGAGAGTATCGACCAGACGGCAAAGATCAAGGTAATCGGCGTAGGCGGTGGCGGCGGCAACGCCATCAACACCATGATCGACGCCCACCTCGAGGGAGTGGAGTTTTTCGCGGCCAATACCGACGCCCAGGCGCTCAAACGCAGCCTGGCCCCGATGAAGATCCAGCTCGGTGCCAAGCTCACCAAGGGCCTTGGCGCAGGGGCCAACCCGGAGATGGGCCGCGAAGCAGCCCTTGAGGACCGGGCCCGGCTGGCCGAACTGCTCGACGGGGCCGACATGGTCTTCATCGCCGCGGGTCTCGGCGGCGGCACCGGTACCGGGGCCGCGCCGATTATCGCCGAGGTGGCCAAGGACATCGGCGCGCTGACCGTCGGGGTGGTCACCAAACCCTTTACCCGCGAGGGGAAGCAGCGCTCCAAGAAAGCCGATTTCGGCGTGGATTCCCTCAAGGACGTGGTCGACTCGCTGATCGTCATCCCCAACGACCGGCTGCTTGGGCTGGCCGGCAAAAACATGAGTATCCTCGACGCCTTCAAGCCTGCCGACGACGTGCTGCGCCAGGCGGTCCAGGGGATCTCGGACCTGATCACCACCGAGGGGATGATCAACGTCGACTTTGCCGACGTCAAGGCCATCATGAGCGAACGCGGCATGGCCATGATGGGCATCGGCCTGGCAGAGGGCGACAAGCGCGCCGCCGAAGCGGCCCAGCAGGCCATCAGCAGCCCCCTGTTGGAGGAAATCGACATTTCGGGCGCCAAGGGGGTGCTGGTCAACATCACCGGTTCCTCGAGCATGACCATGGAGGAATTCGACGAAGTCTCGCGCATCATCCACGAAAAGGTCCACGAGGACGCCAACATCATCATCGGCCTGGTGATCAACGAGGAGATGGGCGAAAAGATCAAGGTGACCGCCATCGCCACCGGTTTTGGCGCCTCTTTCGACAAGAATCAGCGCAACGTCGAGGAGATCGCCAATCGGGCCGTGGTGGCCGGCAAGGTCGACCGCGACCTGCCGACCTTCATCCGCGACAAGCAGAAGGAAGTCCCCCGGATGCCCCGCTCTTCGGGGTTCAGCGAGGAGAAGGAATACGACATTCCGACTTTCCTGCGCCGCCGGGTCGACTGA